One Triticum dicoccoides isolate Atlit2015 ecotype Zavitan chromosome 4B, WEW_v2.0, whole genome shotgun sequence genomic window carries:
- the LOC119294225 gene encoding CASP-like protein 5B3: MKRIVGSPGTWSGMVLRLSQCFFAAASSLAMCSAFGFSNYSAYFYMNLVLILQLLWSLYLACQDIFSLRNNRDLHAPDFLLFFVIIDWVMAILMFSAFCASASVTIFFMKDMNFCAEYRRLDCNQFTLSVTLAFFTWLLQAASSFSGFWLLVSFF, translated from the exons TGGGGAGCCCAGGGACATGGAGCGGCATGGTGCTGCGTCTGTCGCAGtgcttcttcgccgccgcatcttcCCTTGCCATGTGCTCCGCTTTCGGCTTCTCCAACTACAGCGCCTACTT CTACATGAATCTAGTGTTGATCCTGCAGCTTTTGTGGAGTTTGTACTTGGCTTGTCAGGATATATTTTCTCTGAGGAATAACAGGGATCTTCATGCCCCGGATTTTCTATTGTTCTTTGTTATCATTGATTGG GTCATGGCAATTCTCATGTTCTCTGCATTCTGTGCCTCTGCCAGCGTGACGATTTTCTTCATGAAGGATATGAACTTCTGCGCGGAATACCGGCGTCTGGACTGCAATCAGTTCACACTTTCAGTCACTCTGGCGTTCTTTACATGGTTGTTGCAAGCTGCGTCTTCTTTCTCCGGGTTCTGGCTACTGGTTTCCTTCTTCTAG